A genomic region of Glycine max cultivar Williams 82 chromosome 15, Glycine_max_v4.0, whole genome shotgun sequence contains the following coding sequences:
- the LOC100800153 gene encoding zinc finger CCCH domain-containing protein 48, with the protein MDTKFARRTERIGRTTCSYWKAGKCNRNPCRFLHIETPSPPAACGYGNTAYSYGKKPHSSSENTPKYGSKKALLRDNGDRGDATRVAKAFKKSSPRICKYWINNNCVHGEQCLYLHSWFRGDGFSTVTKLQEHKKVITGIALPVGSDKLYSGSTDGTVRIWDCHTGQCAKVINLGAEVTSLISEGSWIFVGLQNAVKAWNIQTMSEFTLDGPKGRVRAMTVGNNTLFAGAEDGVIFAWRGSSKADSPFELVASLTGHTKAVVCLAVGCKMLYSGSMDQSIKVWDMDTLQCTMTLNDHTDAVTSLICWDQYLLSSSSDRTIKVWACIEAGSLEVIYTHTEENGVVSLFGMPDAEGKPILFSSCRDNSVHMYELPSFSERGRLFAKKDVALIELGPGGLFFTGDESGLLMVWKWLEVPKVASS; encoded by the exons ATGGATACAAAGTTTGCACGAAGGACTGAGCGCATTGGTAGAACAACATGCTCTTATTGGAAAGCTGGAAAATGTAACAGAAATCCATGCAGATTTTTGCACATAGAGACACCATCTCCACCTGCTGCTTGTGGTTATGGCAATACTGCATATAGCTACGGAAAAAAGCCCCATTCCTCCTCTGAGAATACCCCGAAATATGGTTCAAAGAAAGCATTGCTTAGAGATAATGGAGATAGAGGAGATGCAACAAGGGTTGCTAAGGCTTTCAAGAAATCATCACCAAGGATATGTAAATACTGGATCAACAACAATTGTGTACATGGTGAACAATGCCTGTATCTGCATTCATGGTTTCGTGGTGATGGGTTTTCCACAGTAACGAAACTTCAAGAACATAAGAAG GTTATCACTGGCATCGCACTTCCTGTTGGATCCGACAAACTTTATTCTGGCAGCACTGATGGGACAGTTAGGATATGGGACTGCCATACTGGTCAATGTGCTAAAGTCATCAATCTTGGTGCTGAGGTTACCTCTTTGATCAGTGAGGGGTCATGGATTTTTGTTGGTCTGCAAAATGCTGTCAAG GCTTGGAATATCCAGACCATGTCAGAGTTTACTCTTGATGGACCCAAAGGCCGAGTCCGTGCCATGACTGTTGGCAACAATACACTCTTTGCTGGTGCAGAG gatGGTGTCATTTTTGCTTGGAGAGGAAGCTCTAAAGCCGATTCTCCTTTTGAACTGGTTGCGTCACTCACTGGCCACACTAAAGCAGTGGTTTGTCTGGCGGTTGGATGCAAGATGCTGTACTCCGGGTCCATGGACCAAAGCATAAAG GTCTGGGACATGGATACATTACAGTGTACAATGACACTAAATGATCATACTGACGCAGTCACATCCCTTATCTGTTGGGATCAATATCTGTTGTCAAGTTCATCTGACCGCACAATTAAAGTCTGGGCTTGCATTGAAGCAGGATCTTTGGAAGTGATATATACACACACCGAAGAAAAT gGTGTTGTTTCACTTTTTGGGATGCCTGATGCAGAGGGAAAGCCAATATTATTTTCCTCGTGCAGAGACAATTCAGTTCACATGTATGAATTGCCATC ATTTTCAGAAAGGGGACGTTTATTTGCCAAGAAAGATGTGGCATTGATTGAGTTAGGTCCTGGTGGCCTCTTCTTCACTGGAGATGAGAGTGGTTTGCTGATGGTGTGGAAATGGTTGGAGGTACCCAAGGTGGCATCCTCTTGA